The DNA sequence ttagaTTTATTGCCAAtcgattttatttttcaagggaAGGGGGCTGTATGACCTGAACCCACGGCCTCAAGATTTTAGCTGTAGACCAGCTTCACTAACCTTTTCTTCAACGTTTGGTTAGTGCTAAAAGAATGTagaatttaaatgtatttaaataattatgccTATTAAAAGTAAGAATAATATTTCCATATCAAAATGATGTAGAAGATATGGAAACCTAATTTTTTAGAGGCTCAGTGACATATTTTGAGGGATAGTTAtggtctaatttttttgtttttttaaatgcatGATGATATGTTATATAGCTCACTTTATGATAGCTTTATGAATgacattattaatttaaaacaattattttcatttttagttttaatattaagaatttaatatgaaaaaataatttttttaatggtagCCAATTTAACTAGAACTCACTATATTtagttataaaataataaaaaaaattatgcattttttaaatcctcatttaataaatataaggaAATCTTCTTATAGGATGGAGACCCTTGAAAGCTGCTGTGTGCCTGTCTCTTACCTTCTCGTTTCCATATATAACTACCCACTCTCAACGCCACTGCCATCATCGCACTCGACTTGAGGTATCAATAGGAATCTGCCAGTTTTTATCCAAAGTCGGTTAGTCGTCCCATCATTTTTGTGCCATGAATTTCTTtctgcttttctttttaatttttaaaatttaagtctTTTTTAATAGTGTCCAATTTTATGGAGTGCTTGTGTGCATGGCTTCCATCCGCATATCTAtacttatttgtttgtttttaattttatttttcattttgaatcaTTCTGGCTAAAAGCACTTTTGGCAACAATAGCTTTAAACCACAGTAATTAATTTTAGCTACAAAGACGTTGTTAAGAATATGCTTAAAAACTTTTAAGTACATCATGTTCTGGCTAACAACTTCCAATCATGAGGTTATTATCATAATCTAATAAAGAATTTTATTCTGGCTAAAACCATATAGTCACAGCGTATAAACTTTTAGCCATGATTTTTGTGGTGGCTAATAATCTGTTTTTCCATAGCATGTATATAGAGGAGACACATTCCAAGCTGGACTGGCTCAGAGATTTTGTGGGTTTTAGGCCAACTTTATAGTTTAgcttttcattaatatttaaaataaataatacatataattaacaaaaacaataatttttattaatttaaaaaatttcaaaattgcaTCCTATAATATTCTAACAATTCTAATTGTAGTTGTTCGAAAAACATTTGTTCTTTCATATgagtatttaaatttatataatatatatatatattttctttaatgaaGAATTTTGAATTCGAAACTTTTGGATAACATATACTTAAAAACAGTGGAGGAGAGTCTGTTTGCGATTTGAGTTTAGAGATATACTAGGTATTAAATAAATCTATCAAGATATATACCAGgtataatatatcaatattttaatggttaacatattaatagTTTTAGATTAATGAAtccttgaaaaaataaatataattaaatataatccaatcaagtattaatatatgatatttaatataCATCTTAGTAGTACATTTATTTTGTATCTTTAGCATTATTCTTGAGTTTATGATGCtggcattttttataatttttagttgAACAGaggcattttcttttttggagagACAATCATGTGAACGCTTAGAAGAGGGAGAAAAAAACGTTGTGGAGAAagagattaaatattttcttaaaggAGAATAGATTAACATTGTTGAAGAGAAAGAATATTGGAAATTAGTGTTATTTTAACTgtcataaatatttcttttaatatcGAATTAAAgtttaatgattatttttaaacaacaataatatatttgttCCATTAGATTATTAATAATGTtagaattatcaaaatattaattaaattttatttggcaTAAGATGCAGCaatatttaattactttattttttattttttgaattatttatctattttgaagttcatttatttaaatttatattatatgaatataataagcataatatattaacacatattatttgataaatatatttggtgGCACATgacaattaatttataaatgatCATGATTTATCCTTACTAAAATTTTTGAATCAACAATGTTTCTCGCTGATAGGAATAACAAAACTCTTATTAATTAATCCATTTCCACCTACATACATATATCATAACCCCTAATCTCTTGGTGTTGTTTGTTTTCTCATTTCTTGATGTCCTAAACTTAAAGTTAGGGAAAGGAAAATATGGAAGAAGAGAAGGTTTTAAAGGAGTTCCCTGACAAGCAGATCATTATCGACATTCCACAGAAATTGGAAGATGGTTACCGGGCAGGTGAGCCGGAGTGGATCATCTACAAGGTTCCGAATAAGCTCCGGAAGATACGCCCAACAGCTTACACTCCCCAACTAGTTTCCATCGGGCCATTTCACTATGGCAAATCAAACTTGAAGGCCATGGAACATTACAAAACCAAGTACATGGAAGCATTCCTGGGACGGAAATTCTGTACGCATATTGAGGTGGACAATTTGACCAAATTCCTGGAAGATGAGAATCGCTTACAACGCATCCAGGGTAGCTATGCTGTGACCCTTAAGCCTGTGAATAGGTCGAATAAATTCAGAAGGAGAACGTCGTCGTTGGAAATGCCGGCTCCGGCAGCGGCGGATGAAGAGAATAAGAGGAACGACTTCACCCGCATGATTCTACGAGATGCCTGCTTCATCTTTGAGCTCTTCTTGAGAAACCACGAAACTCAGCTTCATAAAGCACATAAGGAGAAGCTGCCCGCTGAAATCAAAGATTATTCACGGGACTACATATTGGGAAGTCCATGGCTTAAGGCAGCTATAAAACAGGACTTGATATTGATCGAAAATCAGCTCCCCTATTTTGTTCTTACTGAACTATTTGACCACATCGTCAAAGAACCGTCACAAAATGTTAATTTGCTCCCTTATTTACAGGAAACAAAGATTGAAAATTCTCTCCACCGTTTCGTAACAAAAATTACATGTGAATTCTTCACTGATTATTACAAGTTTGGAAAACCCCTCCCCGACCTCGAGGAGAGTTCACAAAAGACACTACCTTCCACATCGGACTCCAATGAGACTGGGCAAAAGAATCCTGGCAACATGGATTTGGTCACCAAATTAATGACAAGGGCGGAGAACATCAAGCATTTCACTGATTTGATTAGAGCATCAATGTGCGAGCAACGTGACTATAGCAATAGTTCTAACAATTTTACCTACTGTCACTATTCTGCAAAGCAACTGGATAATGCGAGGGTGGTGTTTGGGAGTCCTGAAAAGGCAAAATTTTTAGCGGATATAGAGACGGCCTGGGATCATGATCGGTGTTGGAAGAATGACCCACGTTGCAATTGCAGGAACAGCTGCTGTGGCTGTTGGATAAATGGGTTATGTTGGATTAATTGTTTGAAATTGGAAATCCCTCCATTGACGATAGAAGACAAGACCGAATGCATTTTCAGAAACGTCATGGCGTTGGAGCAGTTTGTTTATCCTAACGAGCCTCGTATCTGCAATTACATTTTTCTGCTGGATCAACTCATCAGCACCGTTGAAGATGTGGATTTGCTGGTTGACAAGAAAATCATTCACAACTTGCTTGGCAGCAACAAGGCAGTGGTTGATTTGGTTAACAAACTCTGCTACGAAATTGTGATAGACCATTTCTTTTATTCTGATATCTGTAAAAAACTTAACGATCATCGTGGCAAACCGTTGAATGTTGCCAGGTCAACTCTCAGGAGGGTTTACTTTAAGGATATTTGGACTGGCAGTTCCACTCTTGTTGGCCTCGTTTTCCTTGTATTCTCCGGCTTCTCAGTGGCTTCTACCATCAAGAATCTCTTATTTTAGTTAGTTTGTTTGAAATAGAAATTTACTATATATGTCCATCTttgaatgaaaatatgaatTAGCTAGCTAAATAAAAGATGATTCAGTGTGGTTCCTAATTAGGTCGTctgttgttttaattttttccagaTTTTATGCCAATAAAGTGTTTATTTGGTaatgaatttgatttttattttcaattttcatcgcCTAAAAACTGCtggaaaataaaatgattaaaactttatttatttatttatttatgtttcctCTAAATCTCAACCTTTTAAAAGGTGCCGAGGGTCCAAATTCTTATTCATATGAACATGCGGTACCACTTCTTCAGacagtaatttttattttgttatttttgtttcagtTAAGGAAAAGAGAGCAACatgtgaaattgaaaatatgtttaaaaaaaaatacttatagtaaaaaggatttaaaaaaatgttaaaataccGTTTGTTCTTGAAACTTACAGAGAGTACCGAccgaaaataatttatattattaacatAAACAAAAGTAAGTGTTTTTGGTAAGTCATGCTGAATGTTAatgagatttgaaaattttcattatcgGGTGAACGAAATTGAGGTgtcaaataattatttctttcatatataaaatttaatacatttttagtTTATGGCAATCAATCTAAATATAAACTtctcaaaatatgattttttttaatttatttttaatatatgataattctaaatctaaacttatcaaaataTGGTAAGAATAGtttaaaatttatctaaattaaaatatagaaattttaagACTTTTAAAATGAATTGTTATTCCACACATGAAGTTATATCTATAACTGTAAAATAGCTATTCTTAAATTCAAAAACACATCCAATATAGAAAGAATTAAAGACATGTTTGGTTTGTGAAATGCATGCAAGAATAAAATAGCGACTctaacatattaatttttcctatatttgataaattttcaaataaatgaatagCTATTTCAAGGAAATAGAAAATCCTTCATTTGAATAAATAGTTTTTCCTTTATAAAAGCTATTCATATATTATTACCGGGATAagttttcaatatttctttaccatatttgtaatatttttaaatttagataatttataatatttaaaaaatatacaaataaatataaaagttgactttttattaattttaatcaaattttatattttaaattctaaactttgaatctaattctttattattaccaaacatacaaataaaaatcattattttattttttattcttatgaaTAACTATCCTCattttaatagaaataataaaataaacatgcCCTTATGGAGTATGTATTTTTACTTCTGCTTTTACTTTACATGCGAAATGTGCTCTCAACTAATTTCAagcaaattaccaaaaaaaaaaaaaaaaaaaaaaaaaaaaaaaaaaaaaacaaccaaactaATCTCAAGCAACATTAGGGTGATGTTACTGCCACCCACTATTTCTCCTTTGGCACggagaaattaattatatgtttgTACATCTTCATTTTTgccctttttgctttttattactattctatttgcttttatttcgagaaaattgtctCTCTTAAAAGCTCAACTTACTCCCCAGCAGCCCAACAACTCATACGCTTTGCTTCCTCAATGGGGCCGAGGTCTCAGATGCTTCGCGAAATCCTTGATACGTATTGTTCGCTTCCACTTCACTCGCACTCTACCCAGCTCGAGCTCAACTCGGAATGTTCTCGTGACCGGCAACCACCATTGTACTTATAACTATGTCGACCATCATACGAAAAGATTCCGATATCGAACTGATCCGGTGGGCAAATAGTCTCTGAAATTGAAAGGGCGTCCCTGAAAGAGAGCATGCACGCCCAATTGGGCTTTCGCTGTGAAATGTGTAAATACATTGTAGGCGTAGATATTGACCAATaatgagaaatttttagaacagAGCAGAAGATAGAAGAAATGACGTCGTATATACGTTGATGAAAAGGGGTTGAGACAGAAATCTTGCGGACTCTAAAATTGCGAAGCGCTAGGTGTATATGTTCCTCATCTCTGGGATAGAGAAGTTTAATTATAATGTCTGGAGTTGATGTAGAGCATGGTACAAGTCGGAGGAGAATTCGGCCTCCAAAATATGTATCAAAGTATATTGCAAGCAACATGGGCgcacaatttcatgaaatttgaccaaaaataCAAAGGAAACAAAATCATGACAAAAAAGGTGATTCGTCTAACCGATAAGGCCTGAGgtgccacatatatatatacatgctcaTGTATACGTAACGCCAGAGGATAAGGCCCAAGGGCCAAACCAATCATTCATACTACTATTGCCAGCTATTCCACCAACCATGAATTAAAAAGCACATGAATAATAATCCAGAATTTTTAATACCATGTTGGCACTATAAGATTCTTAATCGATACTCATAGagttgtagaaattttgttaaGTGAgtcaacaaaaaaagaaaaagaaaaaaacaaaaaacaaaaacaaaaaaacgaacGAACAAATCATATGgacagtctttttttttttttggttggtattAACAGGGTTAGAGTATGTTCAGAATtaaattgtgtgtgtgtgtgtgtgtgagagagagagagagagagagagagagagagagagaggtattCATAAGTTTGGCTCAATGGAAAAACCATTAAGAATATACCTCCAGGTCTTAGTTTCAACCAAGCCTAGGAAAAAATCTCCCTCCCCTTTAAGTATAATATTTGCAATCTCTctcccgaaaaaaaaaaaaaaattgggagagaGGGATTTTCTAGCGGTCTAGGTTTTATCATACTAAATATCTGAGAATTATCATTCATTATCATTGCCATTTGGATGTTCCAAGGGAATAAAATTGGGTGTTTATTGCATGTCCAGATTTCAAAcccaaaaaactaataaaaattaaatatgtgatTTGTGCTTGTTCACATGTAAATCAAGCTCCAAAAAATGTTGAAGTTTCTTATTTCCTTTCTCAAAAGTACTAGTCTAATCGGTTTgtaaataataatgtaaaaatttatgattaattacattttaatatcttcGATTTTCttgcaattttgatttttaactttttgattcAATAATTTACActcttgattttttaatttgttgaaacttGTGCTTTTTTGACTGATTGATGGTATTTAATAGCAGCCTTACATGACTGactctaaaatataaaattttaaaactagttCCAAAAATTTGTTCTTTTAGAATATTTTGGCTAACAAaatttggcatatatatatttggaaactCGCAACTATTGTTactaatctattaaaaaaacatattaataattatgtttgttGGGTTTCATAGCAGATTCTGAGGAGCATTATTTCGTCCATGTGTTATAAAATTATTGACCTTGCACGCATTTTGTCATTTGATTGTCCAAATACATTGTGCTACTCCTCCAAAAATGTCTAGTATTAATAACTTATTTTGGAGACAATATTAGCAACAGCAACAAGAGTAACATATATCATTTTGGAGATAAGATTCACCGAATATACATTACATAAGCCACCTTGTATTACTACGGTCGGCGACTCGTCTTTCTTTGTTTATGAAtggattttctctctctctttttttttataatttttttttacaaaaaaaaaagaaaaaagaaaaagaaaagcaaatcgGAAAGAAAAATCTAGGTAGGAAAAAgagaactataaaaaaaaaataataataataaaaaaaagaaaaaagagaaagagctaATTGAAAATGCGAAGTTCTAATTGCACTATTGTTATACGTAAACTTGGATCCCACATAGGTGGCAATGATATCCTACATGGTGCATTATTCTATGTGGAACTAATATCAGACGCTGTATCATCAACATTATTAGATTATTACGCAGGTAGACTACTGTTATGATCAGATATCATGAGATATAATCTCCAATATTATGAGTTTGACTCTTAGTGAACAATGTGATCATAATGGTTGATCAACAGTTattcaataaatatccaaaGTTGAACGACATAATTTCGACATAAGCCAATCTCATCTATGaggtttattaattattgcgAAGACACTATAAACATGAGCTACATAACTGTATGTCATTATAAATCTCTTCATCAATTCTCCAATTTCTATACAAATACACAACAACAATGGCTTTAGCAACAAATAGACCTAGTGGCAAAAGTGTAATTGTTACAGAATATACCCATTCAGTGATATAAAATGAATTTTGTACAATTTTTCATGAGCTACTGAAACCATCTACAGCGTACACTTCGTCACTAAAATTTGTAACAAGGGGGGTAAGTTTTTTGAAGACAAAATTTGCTGTCCAAATTTTCTAGTCAACTGTGACAAAAGTTTATATAGCTTGTCACTAAGATTTTTCATttggtttttcaattttataaatcaatGTAGTAACAAAATATTTTGCCTTTTAACcacacacataaaaaaataataataataataaaaacaaaaagaggccACAGTACTACACGTTTTTGTTTGCCCAGAATAAAGCCCCAAATTCTTCTCATTTCGAGAAGGCAGAGAAGCTCTATGCTCTCTCGACTCCCTACCTTTTCGACCCAAACTTCTCAGCCTTCCTCTTCACCTCCGCTGCTCTCCTGCCTCCACCACCTAGAAGCTCCACAGCCATTTGCCAGCTCGAATCCCAGCTCCGAACTGAAGTTCTCTCTTCTGCATTAGCGTTGCTGCGATTGCTGGTTGGGAATTTtggggaaaaaggaaagaaaaccaGTTCCAATTCTCTCTCGCTTTGCTGGATATCAGATATTTTAAATGGTCCCTTACTAATTACGATCTTAAAGAGGATTGTTACTCTATTTGTTTGAAGTTACGACCTTactttatatttgtaatttatgGTTCTATTTCATTCATCATTGTCTTCATGTGTTTGATGAACTATaataaaacaaccaaaaaaaaaaaaaaaggggtaaaaaCTGATTTGTATAGAAAAAAAACTggtttgttttttgttaatGTCGCGATGATTTTAAATTagtataaaagaatatataagtTGAAGTAGTTGAttcagttttttcttttaatttaaatttgctAATTTCTGAAGTCATCTGCTAATATGGCTATTAATGTGCTTTGCTTTTCTTCCTTTGATGTTTCTTTCTTGTTTATTCCTTTGTGTTTCCTTGATTTTAGATTAGTATTTGGTAACATCTGAGTGCTTCATTGAATTCAATTCCAGAATCTTGTTGAAGTTGGCATATAATGTGGCTTTAGATGCATATTGTATTTGATATGTTTATTAATGATATGTCCTAGAAACTTGCTTCTCTTAATGCTTTTTcctcttaaattttttcttattctcttaGTTTATGGTCCACTATCTTTTGAACATTCATGGTTAATTTTGTTTAGCCATTACTCTGCTCTATGACATGCATCCTGCGtataatatgtacatatatatatgtatatattttttttctttcttgaaaaCCTGTGTATTTTATATTTCCCTTTTTAAATGTTATATCTTAAGAGGTATTGTTAATTCactattaattattacaaatatgaaagaaataatCACTTAATGGGCTTTGATTATTTGTTCTGTTAATAAGTTAAGAATTGTGACTGAGAACTTAATATACACCATCTAACAAGCCCCTTTGCTTTTGTTTGTTCCATGACATGTTGATTTACACCATCTAGCAAGCCCCTTTGCTTTTGTTCATTCCATGACATATTGTACATGTTGATTTACACAATCTAGCAAGTCCCTTTGCTTTTGTTCATTCCATGACATATTGTACACTTGCTGGAAGCTTTCATGACGCATGATGATCCAGTCCCTTGTGTTGATTTTAGCAGGTATTCAGAGATGCTCGCATCTGGTTCAgaagatggaaaaattaaagtaaGTCTACTTATATATTCTTGGATCAGGATTTGTTTTTCTTCCTACTTTAAGTCCTTGAAGTCAACCTTCACCAtatgtttttattaaataaatatagtagTTGGTTTTCTTTTAATTCATGTCAATATTGTGTTGAATGTTATTGCTTTCGTTGGAAGTTCTGTAGTGATTTTTATAGCAAAACTTATTGTGTCATTTAAATTCACATTTGGCTCTTTTTGACTGGTCAGTGCTTGTGTTGCCTTGAACATGTACATTCTCGGGGTGTCACAAGTGTTTTCTTCTGTCGAGATGGAAGCCAATTACTTAGTATATCATTTGACTGCACAGTGAGTTTTCTTAATTAGATTTCGTATATCATTTGACTGCACAGTGAGTTTTCTTAATTAGATTTTCTTTCCTCCTGGTCTTTTCCAGGGTGGTGCATCaacagttttgtttttttccttcagTTGTGGCACCATTTATCCCTATTCTACCATTCGAGTCTTTAGTGCTATGATTTTGGATATGTCTGACCGATTGTACGGCGGTCTAGAATTACTGTAagtaatatttgttaatttacaATATCTAAAAGCTTAAACTGAACTATGTATCTCAGGCTACCATAATGATACGCtttaacaatattaaataacaaaagcagtactttttctttgtggttgctATAATCTAATAATGTAGTGGGTTATGTTGAATGCAGAAATCAGGGTCTAAAATCTGGGAAGTTTTTGAGAGAATTTCGTCGTCATGGATCATGTATAAATGATGCACTTTTACAAACACTGGAGATCATATTATCACTGCATTCAGTGATTGCACAGTCAAGGTGAGCTTAAATTCTGTTACATATTTAGGGATTCTGTCTTTAGGTAAggatttattttctttggttGCATAAGAGTGTTCTCTTTTGTTGTTATAGGTCTGGGATATGAATTCAACACTTGCTACAAATATTTAAGCCACCGTCAACATTAAGGGTATAATTTTGTATGCAATGGTTTATGTGTGTTAGAGAAATCTATCCTTGCTTGCTTAAAATTTTTGTACCTTACACTGTTTTCATATTTATTCGTCTCCTGTCCTAACTCATCTCCTTAGAATTTGAGAACTCTCTGTGGTTGATCTGAATAGAACATACGTTAGACCAATAGGAAATGCAACagaataatttatttgatattatgtcATAGTTTATGTGACATTATAACTTAATAAAATGTTTAGAGACCAAATTGAGACACTATCTAAAACACAGTGTTGatacttattattatcatgtattGTTTTGGTGCCTAATTGCAACCGTTTCCTTTCTGGACTTTCAGGGAGGTGATGCTTCTCTAAATTCTGTTCATCTTTTCCCAAAGAGTACCGTCACATCATTGTATGCAATAACATCCATCTATATTATGACTCTTCAAGGACAGGGGCAGGTATCTATTTGCATCCTACGTTGAGACAAAAATACCTTTTATCTATTTGTGTATTTATATGCACCTATATATACATTgttctacacacacacacacccacacacGTAAGGATTTGATCTAAGACCTATCCAAATCCCACACCACCTTATTGCCAGTAGAGTCAAAAGATATAAGTTAATCTGTCCAGCCAAAGAAGTAATGAAATAATTAGCAAATTCCAGTTATTTATTGCTTCTTGCGAATGACATTGTTGTGGGAATTAAAATGGATTGATATCTGGTTGCTTATGGTGTAGCTCGTGAAGAGTTTTCCATCTCGTAAAAGAGAAGGAGACTTTGTGGCAGCCTGTGTGTCACCTTAAACGGAATGGATTTACTGTTGGTGAAGAcaggtatttatttttataaaatgacatATACCAATTATAGTATTATCATAAGTTATTTAATATAGCTAGTTTGATTATTTGCAGGAACATATCAGCCTCCAATCTAGAAACTAAAGCATCTAATGAAGGTATGCTTTTCATCTAATGGAAGCTAAATTGATAAAACTATGGCTGTATATTGCTCTACCTGGTAAAAGTTTTCTGTCAATAGAATTAAAGAATTGTACAATCATGTTGTCACTTACAATTATGTTGTTTATGAAATTAGACGGTGATATTTTTATGTTCCACATTCCTTTGCTCCCAGATTAGTTGCTGCTAGAACAGTGAAAACCTCCATTCCATCTCCACATGGTTtgtataattgattatatatggGGAGGAAGACATATTCTGGTGCCATATCTAATTCAAAACTTGCAAGGAATTTTTCTTCTCCAAAGTTAAGGGCTTTTATAAGCATCCATATGTTGCATATATAGTTCTTTTCTTGTGATTTTACAAGTTATTTAGGCTTGTGAATGATGTACATCTCATGACATCTGAAGTTGTATAGTTCTTTTTTCATTGAAGTTCCAATAATAAACTGCATGTTGCATTACTCTTTTTTTTACCCATTGCAAGTGGAGAATTCTCTGATAGCTCTCTGTTCTAACCTTTTACTTGCCAGatcatttgtaacaccccgtcccgaatcgcaccggaatccgtgtacgttgaccaaggttgaccgttgaccgaaggggtcaaaagttgactttttgactcggtgggaatttcgagttgaccagggtaccgtggcgaagtgcatgacgccctgagttcgtagactagtagcacgtcaaaaacggagctacggtttgaaagttgtgggcaaaacaagttgaagttcaaactgtccaaaaggtgctggaagttgactttttcttgtgatgtaattttgagttgactcttgtatggttgtaaagtactcgtcaatacgagttcatagaagAAATGAACTCTTGtatggcacgcttaaatcggacatttggttaaaaagttacggacgtttgaaattcgccgggtaccgtattattttaatatatttggcttaagtgcacagtaacgccacgtgtcagcttctgattggtccacgtggcatgaacagtgttacgcagggtttttatttgttaaaactctcggggaagagagagaaagagagagaggacccgccggactttttcaagttttccgGTCGAGATACTGTACACgtgccggccagccagattgcccacctcatttccggcaaaacctccaaatttcacggcgaacggccgccggacgcgcccggatc is a window from the Ziziphus jujuba cultivar Dongzao chromosome 11, ASM3175591v1 genome containing:
- the LOC112489090 gene encoding uncharacterized protein LOC112489090 is translated as MEEEKVLKEFPDKQIIIDIPQKLEDGYRAGEPEWIIYKVPNKLRKIRPTAYTPQLVSIGPFHYGKSNLKAMEHYKTKYMEAFLGRKFCTHIEVDNLTKFLEDENRLQRIQGSYAVTLKPVNRSNKFRRRTSSLEMPAPAAADEENKRNDFTRMILRDACFIFELFLRNHETQLHKAHKEKLPAEIKDYSRDYILGSPWLKAAIKQDLILIENQLPYFVLTELFDHIVKEPSQNVNLLPYLQETKIENSLHRFVTKITCEFFTDYYKFGKPLPDLEESSQKTLPSTSDSNETGQKNPGNMDLVTKLMTRAENIKHFTDLIRASMCEQRDYSNSSNNFTYCHYSAKQLDNARVVFGSPEKAKFLADIETAWDHDRCWKNDPRCNCRNSCCGCWINGLCWINCLKLEIPPLTIEDKTECIFRNVMALEQFVYPNEPRICNYIFLLDQLISTVEDVDLLVDKKIIHNLLGSNKAVVDLVNKLCYEIVIDHFFYSDICKKLNDHRGKPLNVARSTLRRVYFKDIWTGSSTLVGLVFLVFSGFSVASTIKNLLF